The sequence below is a genomic window from Ignavibacteriales bacterium.
TATTTCACTTTTAATGCAACCATAGTAATATCATCCTCTTGCTCTTTGTTCTCTGCCCATTCATCATTTATCTTTATTATTTCTCTGATTATTTCATTAGCAGATAGGTCTTTCATATTAAAAAGCAATTTTTTCCCTTTATCCCACCCAAATATTTGTTTCTTTACATTCATTCTTTCAGCAATACCATCCGTAAGCACAAGTATAATATCACCTTTAAAAAGTTCGTAATTGTATAGCTCATACTTAAAATTTGGAAATCCGCCTAATGGTGGGCCACCGGATTCTATTTCAATAATATTTTTTGTGCTGCTTTGATAATATAATATTGGGGGCATTCCTGCACCAACTACCTGCAATTGATTATTACTAATTCTAAGAAAATGAAGAGACATATACATTGGTTGTAGCTTCATTGAAATTAGTGAATTATTGAATTGTGAAATTATATTATCAAGATCCGGTTGTGGAGATAAATTTAAAAATAATCCTTTGGAGACACTAACCAGCATACCAGCATTTAATCCATGACCAGTTGCATCACCAACAACTGCAGTCAAAGTATTTTTGTCAGATAAATGAAAATCATAATAGTCGCCACCAACTTCTGTAGCTGTTTTCATATAAACTGCTATGTCAAGATTTGGTAAAGTTGGTATTTCTTTTGGGAGCATAGAAAGTTGTAGTTTACGTGCCTGATCAAGTTCTTTGGTTTTTCGTTCATTCTCTGCTCTTTCTAATTGAGCCATTAATTTTAGTTCAGCATTTTGTCTTTCCTGTTCAATTTGTTTATCTGAAAGTTCTTGCACGGTCACAATTTTTTCTTCCAGATCACTTTGAGTTTTACCGTAAGATTTTGCAAGATATATAGCCATAAAGATGGGAAGTATAGTAATCGTCAATACCATTGTCACAGAAGCAATTGACTCCAATACAGTTTCTGGAAGTTGAGGAATAATTAATATTTGTCCTAATACAAATACCAGGAATAAAATAGCTCCAACTGATAAAATCCATATATTATTTACTTTTCTTATAATACCTATTACAAAAACTCTGATACTTTCAATTGTCATTATCGCAATTACAATAGCAAAAGGCATGATATTATCAAAAATTCCTACTGTGCCAAAGAAAGCAAAAACATTAATGACGATGAAAGCAGTTAAGAAAAGCCAGAATAATTTAATAATCCGCTTATAGACAGATTCGTAAATGAACAAGAGGAAAAAAGTAAAGACTAACGAAAATGCAATGAATTGTACTATTCTATAAATAGCCACAAGCTTTAGAGCTGGATTTCCTATAAATTGTAAATCAGTCGAAGCTGACATTAAAAAGATTCCGAAAACAAAAAGCGCAAAGTAGAGATTTTGTTTTTGTTTCAAATAGAAAAAATAAAGTAGAAAAAATATTAGTGAGAATGCAAGAGTAAATCCGTTTATTCCCCAATCGGTTGAAGTTCTTTCTTGTTTAAGAACAAGTTCTGATTTGATATTATTATTGAAGTCAAAAATACTTATAGAAAAACCTAAATGGCTAAAAAATTTATTATAGAAATATTCCCAACCTAAGTGACTATGGTTTGAGTACCGCACAGCTATTGTATATACCGTATTTGAATCAAAAGAAAAAACAAAGGGTGTATTGAATGGATCAAAAAACTCTTCATCTGCTTTATTCTTACTTACTTTTCCAAATTCAAAAATCTTTTTCCCGTTAAGATAAATCTCAGAAGCGCCATCTTGATGGATATAAGCACCAATAGTTTTATTTAAAAGAGTTGAATCAATTTTTATTACTTTCCTGAACCACCCAATCCCATTCCATTTTTCTGCTTCTGGTTTTAACATATCCATCCAGGGATCCACTAATTCCCATTTACTATCATCATAATTTGGTTCTGCCCACAAAGTATCATCACCCGGGGAATATCGCCATTTAATCTCATCTACAGGTAGCGAGCTAGGCGCAGCTAAATAGAAGCCAAAGCTTCCATAGAAAGTTCCAGTCATTAAGGATTCTTCGGAAATAAATAATGCATCTTTTGATTGAGCATAAATATTTGCAAAGAATAAAATGAAAGAAATAATTAGCAGCTGAAGGAAGCGATTCATTTAATTTAAATTGATGTTTTTAGATAATAGATTAGCTTAAATAGATTGCATTATTTATTTTAACATAAATATAGTTCAGAATAAATCCAATGATCTTTTTGATTATTTTCAGCTAATTATTACTATTTAACAGATTTATTAAGCAATAAAATTTAGAAAATAATTTTAAATTTTTATTCTTAAAATACGCTAGGCACTACTCTTTTAAATTATAAAAGAAGTTTATAAAAAAAATTTCAGTGATTTACCATAAATAAAATTACCAGCGTAATTGTAAATAATAACTGGAGTTGTAATATTTAAAGTATGTAATAATAAAAGGGCATCACTGAGATGCCCTTTTATAGACTATTAGAAATTATAATTAGAAACTGCTGAAAGTATAACCAACTTCGATCTGCCATTGTTTCATTCCAATTTCAATCGTTTGCTGATTCGGTGCTTCTAATTTATTTGGTCCTTTTACTGAGTTTTCAAATGCATACATAAATGCAACCGTAATTTCATTTTTATTGGCTATTTGTTTAGTTACACCAAATGTTAAATGATTCTGAATTACTGCTGGTGCAAGTATATTAAACATTACGTTTTCTTCTGTTACAGG
It includes:
- a CDS encoding SpoIIE family protein phosphatase, with amino-acid sequence MNRFLQLLIISFILFFANIYAQSKDALFISEESLMTGTFYGSFGFYLAAPSSLPVDEIKWRYSPGDDTLWAEPNYDDSKWELVDPWMDMLKPEAEKWNGIGWFRKVIKIDSTLLNKTIGAYIHQDGASEIYLNGKKIFEFGKVSKNKADEEFFDPFNTPFVFSFDSNTVYTIAVRYSNHSHLGWEYFYNKFFSHLGFSISIFDFNNNIKSELVLKQERTSTDWGINGFTLAFSLIFFLLYFFYLKQKQNLYFALFVFGIFLMSASTDLQFIGNPALKLVAIYRIVQFIAFSLVFTFFLLFIYESVYKRIIKLFWLFLTAFIVINVFAFFGTVGIFDNIMPFAIVIAIMTIESIRVFVIGIIRKVNNIWILSVGAILFLVFVLGQILIIPQLPETVLESIASVTMVLTITILPIFMAIYLAKSYGKTQSDLEEKIVTVQELSDKQIEQERQNAELKLMAQLERAENERKTKELDQARKLQLSMLPKEIPTLPNLDIAVYMKTATEVGGDYYDFHLSDKNTLTAVVGDATGHGLNAGMLVSVSKGLFLNLSPQPDLDNIISQFNNSLISMKLQPMYMSLHFLRISNNQLQVVGAGMPPILYYQSSTKNIIEIESGGPPLGGFPNFKYELYNYELFKGDIILVLTDGIAERMNVKKQIFGWDKGKKLLFNMKDLSANEIIREIIKINDEWAENKEQEDDITMVALKVK